One window from the genome of Zymoseptoria tritici IPO323 chromosome 11, whole genome shotgun sequence encodes:
- a CDS encoding Ca2+-modulated nonselective cation channel polycystin (related to calcium signaling) produces MSRVSSDSHIVPVDINTCLDAIIQAFHDGGAIIQKIKKKRAVKRAPPPPRLLEESIDQAPDGILQEKKRGIARFGQAFEHGDYITIIALQQITIQLQSALLEKLRNAAFDDDHAITDFTYLVDAVDIGRDRTIATLHEFKQRLLNGSSSQDALTPIAGPLTPVMSSSHASNHSLVTPSVSSSPRSSLTRLRTNSSTGPVKPNQGLQRTWTRDYNHASDEGDASAGADDTQQSHTRRKRSSIMSIFSHKRNVSGNDDKNSIPTVSTPAAILEEPDRSKSVTSPTSMASNTHHAHSHENHPPGKATTEVTDSGATFTYEEWEDNPQEIWGPKVQPPVIARRETTASSIAPEVLSPSSMHPPTSPILVHRTNSNTPNSTSLIPTPSPDNDYLGYCKGAWKLQNGDRKALAKGREVEPWSRHPSSAAASMQYLSCVTKGCAFRSNIAHADTDVIWNKVFTFAARGLKLRWPFLAKSHVQQKVVVKAQYSFKCLFCVFMGGKSGVYHGMEYYLDHIVDEHRGRALGDVVLYKTSCINDRVAENEEAFDINLFPLDGGDGGGVLGGRDRAKSGDKWMNVADGPFDPNDVGGNGGWRSDGAHDSMFGSNEPWNEGLSDFKYRGELDRTSELE; encoded by the exons ATGAGTCGGGTGTCATCCGACTCTCACATAGTCCCCGTGGACATCAAC ACCTGCCTCGATGCCATCATTCAAGCCTTCCACGATGGCGGCGCGATCATTcagaagatcaagaagaagcgcgcCGTGAAACGagctccacctccgccgcgacTACTCGAGGAATCGATCGACCAAGCACCCGATGGCATCCTACAAGAGAAGAAGCGTGGAATAGCCCGGTTTGGGCAGGCGTTCGAACATGGAGACTACATCACAATCATAGCCCTGCAGCAAATCACAATACAACTGCAGAGTGCTTTGCTGGAGAAGCTACGGAATGCCGCCTTTGACGACGACCATGCTATCACGGACTTTACCTATCTCGTGGATGCGGTCGATATTGGAAGAGACCGAACGATAGCCACACTACACGAGTTCAAGCAGCGGTTGTTGAATGGCTCATCCTCGCAAGACGCCCTCACACCGATCGCTGGACCACTCACTCCAGTGATGAGCTCTTCCCACGCATCCAATCACTCGCTTGTTACTCCTTCCGTGTCTTCCTCACCCAGGAGCAGCCTCACGCGACTTCGTACGAACTCTTCAACTGGACCGGTGAAGCCGAATCAAGGATTACAACGGACATGGACTCGTGATTACAATCACGCTTCGGACGAAGGAGACGCATCAGCCGGTGCCGACGACACGCAGCAGAGTCACACCCGTCGAAAACGAAGCTCCATCATGTCAATATTCAGCCACAAACGGAATGTCAGCGGAAACGACGACAAGAACTCAATACCAACAGTCTCCACCCCAGCAGCCATTCTAGAAGAACCAGATCGGTCCAAATCAGTCACCTCACCCACCAGCATGGCCAGCAACACCCATCACGCCCACTCTCACGAAAACCACCCACCCGGAAAAGCCACCACAGAGGTCACCGACTCCGGCGCCACCTTTACCTACGAAGAATGGGAAGACAACCCGCAAGAAATCTGGGGTCCCAAAGTCCAACCTCCCGTCATCGCCCGCCGCGAGACCACCGCCAGCTCCATCGCGCCCGAAGTCCTTTCCCCTTCTTCCATGCACCCACCAACATCCCCTATCCTCGTTCACCGCACCAACTCCAACACACCGAACTCCACCTCCCTAATCCCGACCCCGTCCCCGGACAATGACTACCTCGGCTACTGCAAAGGCGCCTGGAAACTGCAAAACGGCGACCGCAAAGCCCTCGCCAAGGGTCGTGAAGTGGAACCCTGGTCCCGCCAcccttcctccgccgcggCATCGATGCAGTATCTCTCCTGCGTGACGAAAGGCTGCGCGTTCCGCAGTAATATCGCACACGCGGATACGGATGTGATTTGGAATAAAGTCTTCACCTTCGCCGCGAGGGGTTTGAAACTCCGGTGGCCGTTTTTGGCAAAGAGTCATGTTCAGCAGAAAGTCGTCGTGAAAGCGCAGTATTCTTTCAAATGCTTGTTCTGCGTGTTTATGGGTGGCAAGAGTGGGGTGTATCATGGTATGGAATACTACCTCGATCATATCGTTGATGAACACCGTGGTCGAGCCCTAGGCGACGTCGTCCTCTACAAAACGAGTTGCATCAACGACCGCGTGGCGGAGAATGAGGAGGCATTTGACATCAACCTTTTCCCGCTGGATGGTggggatggtggtggtgtacTGGGAGGCAGGGATCGAGCGAAGAGTGGAGATAAGTGGATGAATGTGGCGGATGGGCCGTTTGATCCGAATGATGTGGGAGGGAATGGGGGTTGGAGGAGTGATGGGGCGCATGATTCCATGTTTGGGAGTAATGAGCCTTGGAATGAGGGGTTGAGCGATTTCAAGTATCGCGGGGAACTGGATCGGACGTCGGAGTTGGAATAG